The Glycine soja cultivar W05 chromosome 3, ASM419377v2, whole genome shotgun sequence genome window below encodes:
- the LOC114406711 gene encoding AP2-like ethylene-responsive transcription factor At2g41710 isoform X2 — protein sequence MASSSSDPGKSAETSEAAALAVANDQLLLYRGLKKAKKERGCTAKERISKMPPCAAGKRSSIYRGVTRHRWTGRYEAHLWDKSTWNQNQNKKGKQVYLGAYDDEEAAARAYDLAALKYWGPGTLINFPVTDYARDLEEMQNVSREEYLASLRRKSSGFSRGLAKYRGLSSRWDPTYGRMSGSDYFNSMHYGAGDDSAAESEYVSGFCLDRKIDLTSHIKWWGSNKSRHSDAGTRLSEEKKLGSAGDVCSELKQLEQKVQPMEPYQMPQLGRLHNEKKHRSSSLSALSILSQSAAYKSLQEKASKRQENSTDNDENENKNTINKLDHGKAVEKPSNHDGGNDRLNIAMGMSGTMSLQRNAYPLTPFLSAPLLTAYNTVDPLVDPVLWTSLVPMLPAGLSRTAEVTKTETSLETSSTYTMFQPEE from the exons ATGGCTTCGTCTTCCTCCGATCCGGGAAAGTCCGCGGAGACGTCGGAGGCCGCGGCGTTGGCGGTGGCGAACGACCAGCTCTTGCTCTACAGAGGATTGAAGAAGGCCAAGAAGGAAAGAGGTTGCACGGCGAAAGAGCGCATCAGCAAAATGCCTCCGTGCGCCGCCGGCAAACGCAGCTCCATATATCGCGGCGTCACGag GCATAGGTGGACTGGTCGTTATGAAGCGCATCTTTGGGATAAGAGTACGTGGAACCAAAATCAGAATAAGAAGGGAAAGCAAG TTTATTTGG GGGCGTATGATGACGAGGAAGCGGCGGCCAGAGCATATGATCTTGCTGCTCTCAAATATTGGGGTCCTGGGACTCTCATTAACTTTCCT GTGACGGATTATGCAAGAGATCTTGAAGAAATGCAGAATGTGTCGAGAGAAGAGTACCTTGCATCTTTACGGCG GAAGAGCAGTGGTTTTTCAAGAGGACTAGCAAAATATCGTGGACTCTCCAG TCGATGGGATCCTACATATGGCCGTATGTCTGGATCTGATTACTTCAATAGCATGCATTATG GTGCAGGGGATGATTCTGCAGCAGAAAGTGAATATGTAAGTGGCTTCTGCTTAGACAGAAAGATTGATTTAACAAGTCACATCAAATGGTGGGGATCTAATAAGAGTAGACATTCTGATGCTGGGACAAGATTAtcagaagaaaagaaacttgGTTCTGCTGGAGATGTTTGCAGCGAACTTAAGCAATTGGAGCAGAAAGTTCAACCTATGGAACCTTACCAGATGCCACAGTTAGGCAGGCTACACAATGAGAAGAAGCATAGAAGTTCTTCACTCTCTGCCTTAAGTATCTTGTCACAATCTGCTGCTTACAAGAGCTTGCAAGAGAAAGCATCAAAGAGACAGGAAAATAGTACTGATAATGatgagaatgaaaacaaaaatacaatcaaCAAGTTGGATCATGGCAAGGCAGTTGAGAAACCATCAAATCATGATGGGGGCAATGATCGGCTCAACATTGCAATGGGAATGAGTGGAACAATGTCTCTTCAAAGAAATGCTTACCCATTGACTCCATTCTTGTCCGCACCACTTTTAACAGCCTACAATACTGTTGATCCATTGGTAGATCCTGTTCTCTGGACATCTCTTGTTCCCATGCTTCCTGCTGGCCTTTCTCGTACAGCTGAG GTTACAAAGACCGAGACCAGTTTGGAGACCAGTTCAACGTACACTATGTTTCAGCCAGAGGAATGA
- the LOC114406711 gene encoding AP2-like ethylene-responsive transcription factor At2g41710 isoform X1 → MASSSSDPGKSAETSEAAALAVANDQLLLYRGLKKAKKERGCTAKERISKMPPCAAGKRSSIYRGVTRHRWTGRYEAHLWDKSTWNQNQNKKGKQVYLGAYDDEEAAARAYDLAALKYWGPGTLINFPVTDYARDLEEMQNVSREEYLASLRRKSSGFSRGLAKYRGLSSRWDPTYGRMSGSDYFNSMHYGDDSAAESEYVSGFCLDRKIDLTSHIKWWGSNKSRHSDAGTRLSEEKKLGSAGDVCSELKQLEQKVQPMEPYQMPQLGRLHNEKKHRSSSLSALSILSQSAAYKSLQEKASKRQENSTDNDENENKNTINKLDHGKAVEKPSNHDGGNDRLNIAMGMSGTMSLQRNAYPLTPFLSAPLLTAYNTVDPLVDPVLWTSLVPMLPAGLSRTAEVTKTETSLETSSTYTMFQPEE, encoded by the exons ATGGCTTCGTCTTCCTCCGATCCGGGAAAGTCCGCGGAGACGTCGGAGGCCGCGGCGTTGGCGGTGGCGAACGACCAGCTCTTGCTCTACAGAGGATTGAAGAAGGCCAAGAAGGAAAGAGGTTGCACGGCGAAAGAGCGCATCAGCAAAATGCCTCCGTGCGCCGCCGGCAAACGCAGCTCCATATATCGCGGCGTCACGag GCATAGGTGGACTGGTCGTTATGAAGCGCATCTTTGGGATAAGAGTACGTGGAACCAAAATCAGAATAAGAAGGGAAAGCAAG TTTATTTGG GGGCGTATGATGACGAGGAAGCGGCGGCCAGAGCATATGATCTTGCTGCTCTCAAATATTGGGGTCCTGGGACTCTCATTAACTTTCCT GTGACGGATTATGCAAGAGATCTTGAAGAAATGCAGAATGTGTCGAGAGAAGAGTACCTTGCATCTTTACGGCG GAAGAGCAGTGGTTTTTCAAGAGGACTAGCAAAATATCGTGGACTCTCCAG TCGATGGGATCCTACATATGGCCGTATGTCTGGATCTGATTACTTCAATAGCATGCATTATG GGGATGATTCTGCAGCAGAAAGTGAATATGTAAGTGGCTTCTGCTTAGACAGAAAGATTGATTTAACAAGTCACATCAAATGGTGGGGATCTAATAAGAGTAGACATTCTGATGCTGGGACAAGATTAtcagaagaaaagaaacttgGTTCTGCTGGAGATGTTTGCAGCGAACTTAAGCAATTGGAGCAGAAAGTTCAACCTATGGAACCTTACCAGATGCCACAGTTAGGCAGGCTACACAATGAGAAGAAGCATAGAAGTTCTTCACTCTCTGCCTTAAGTATCTTGTCACAATCTGCTGCTTACAAGAGCTTGCAAGAGAAAGCATCAAAGAGACAGGAAAATAGTACTGATAATGatgagaatgaaaacaaaaatacaatcaaCAAGTTGGATCATGGCAAGGCAGTTGAGAAACCATCAAATCATGATGGGGGCAATGATCGGCTCAACATTGCAATGGGAATGAGTGGAACAATGTCTCTTCAAAGAAATGCTTACCCATTGACTCCATTCTTGTCCGCACCACTTTTAACAGCCTACAATACTGTTGATCCATTGGTAGATCCTGTTCTCTGGACATCTCTTGTTCCCATGCTTCCTGCTGGCCTTTCTCGTACAGCTGAG GTTACAAAGACCGAGACCAGTTTGGAGACCAGTTCAACGTACACTATGTTTCAGCCAGAGGAATGA